In one Sphingobium indicum B90A genomic region, the following are encoded:
- a CDS encoding FGGY family carbohydrate kinase — protein MSERPILVLDEGTTSTRAMLYAPDGRRLGMAQADLSQYYPQPGWVEHDATEIWEKTLACARDMVALAGGADRVAAIGITNQRETVVAWDRRTGEPLAPAIVWQDRRTAGHCAALREAGEEEAVQRRTGLVLDPYFSATKMRWLLDHAPAVAEAGARLAFGTIESWLMWKLTGGQHVSDASNASRTQLMALDGTDWDIGLCDLFGVPPQALPEIVDNIGAFGATQAEWFGQPIAIRGLMGDQQAATIGQACLTPGDAKATLGTGAFVLAHMGGAVPVSRHRLLGTLLCRLPGETSYALEGSLFVAGSLVQWMRDELRLIATAEESEALARSVPDSGGVAMLPALAGLGAPHWRADAKGTIHGLTLGTKRAHIVRAALESLSHQLHDLAGAFAADGMPWRTLCIDGGMSANDWIAQDLADILDLPVDRPADVETTARGAAMLAAVGAGLFPSLAAAAAAMRAERRCFMPALPDDARNERLRRWHALLACA, from the coding sequence ATGAGCGAGCGGCCGATATTGGTGCTGGACGAGGGCACGACGTCCACCCGGGCGATGCTCTACGCCCCGGACGGGCGGCGGCTGGGCATGGCGCAGGCGGACCTCAGCCAATATTATCCCCAGCCCGGCTGGGTCGAGCATGATGCGACGGAGATCTGGGAAAAGACCCTGGCCTGCGCGCGCGACATGGTGGCGCTGGCGGGCGGGGCGGATCGGGTCGCCGCCATCGGCATCACCAACCAGCGCGAAACCGTGGTCGCCTGGGACCGACGGACAGGCGAGCCGCTGGCCCCCGCCATCGTCTGGCAGGACCGCCGCACCGCCGGTCATTGCGCCGCCCTGCGCGAGGCGGGGGAGGAGGAGGCGGTCCAGCGGCGGACGGGACTGGTGCTCGATCCCTATTTCTCCGCGACGAAGATGCGCTGGCTTCTGGACCATGCGCCCGCCGTGGCGGAGGCGGGAGCCAGGCTCGCCTTCGGCACCATCGAAAGCTGGCTGATGTGGAAGCTGACCGGCGGACAGCATGTCAGCGACGCCAGCAATGCCAGCCGAACCCAGTTGATGGCGCTGGACGGCACGGATTGGGACATCGGCCTGTGCGACCTGTTCGGCGTGCCGCCGCAGGCCCTGCCGGAGATCGTCGACAATATCGGCGCCTTTGGCGCGACGCAGGCCGAATGGTTCGGCCAGCCGATCGCGATCCGGGGACTGATGGGGGATCAGCAGGCGGCGACCATCGGCCAGGCCTGCCTGACGCCGGGCGACGCCAAGGCGACATTGGGCACCGGGGCCTTCGTCCTTGCCCATATGGGCGGGGCCGTGCCGGTATCGCGGCATCGGCTGCTCGGCACCCTGCTTTGCCGCCTGCCGGGCGAGACGAGCTATGCGCTGGAAGGATCGCTGTTCGTCGCGGGCAGCCTGGTCCAGTGGATGCGCGACGAACTGCGCCTGATCGCCACGGCGGAGGAAAGCGAAGCGCTGGCCCGTTCGGTGCCGGACAGCGGCGGCGTCGCCATGCTGCCCGCATTGGCGGGGTTGGGCGCGCCGCACTGGCGCGCCGACGCGAAGGGGACGATCCATGGGCTGACGCTGGGCACGAAGCGGGCGCATATCGTGCGCGCGGCGCTCGAATCGCTCTCCCACCAGCTTCACGACCTGGCCGGCGCGTTCGCGGCGGACGGCATGCCCTGGCGAACCCTGTGCATCGACGGCGGGATGAGCGCCAACGACTGGATCGCGCAGGATCTGGCCGACATTCTGGACCTCCCCGTGGATCGCCCCGCCGATGTGGAGACGACCGCCAGGGGCGCGGCGATGCTGGCGGCGGTGGGCGCGGGCCTGTTTCCCTCCCTAGCCGCGGCAGCCGCGGCGATGCGGGCGGAACGGCGATGCTTCATGCCGGCCTTGCCGGACGATGCCAGGAACGAAAGGCTGCGGCGTTGGCATGCGCTGCTGGCCTGTGCGTGA
- a CDS encoding phospholipase D-like domain-containing protein, which yields MASIQQAEPGPGEGPGEGQIGLSLHGDRLRVIETGPALRQALVDLIDGAQESLKLYYYIFAADGSGQLVLDRLIAARGRGVAVTLMIDAFGSGSTPLAFFDPLLAAGGHFGRFGARRSMRYLIRNHQKLAIADDRRLLMGGFNVEDGYFGIPEEDCWHDLGLLVEGPQVQAMTSWYGQLWRWVSTRGQRFRTLRRMVRNWHSPLHPKAGDPIRWVIGGPTRRLSPWAQLVKHDLERARRLDMVEAYFSPGRGMLKRIARAARRKGSRLVLPSRSDNGATVAAARLLYGPLLKRGVEIWEYQPCKLHMKLIVVDDAVYVGSANFDMRSLFLNLEIMLRVEDPGFAQAMRALVDRRVAQSRQVTLETHRAQRSLPTLVKQWISYFLVGVLDYTVTRRLNFRDPDAD from the coding sequence ATGGCGAGCATCCAGCAGGCAGAGCCGGGGCCAGGCGAGGGGCCAGGTGAGGGGCAGATCGGCCTGTCGCTGCATGGCGACCGCCTGCGCGTGATAGAGACGGGACCGGCGCTGCGCCAGGCGCTGGTGGACCTGATCGACGGCGCGCAGGAAAGCCTCAAGCTCTATTATTACATCTTCGCCGCGGACGGCAGCGGGCAACTCGTCCTCGACCGGCTGATCGCGGCGCGGGGGCGCGGCGTTGCGGTCACGCTGATGATCGACGCCTTCGGATCGGGATCGACGCCGCTCGCCTTCTTCGATCCGCTGCTGGCGGCGGGCGGGCATTTCGGCCGCTTCGGCGCGCGCCGCTCGATGCGCTACCTGATCCGCAACCACCAGAAGCTGGCGATCGCCGACGACCGGCGGCTGCTGATGGGCGGCTTCAATGTCGAGGACGGCTATTTCGGCATTCCGGAGGAGGATTGCTGGCACGATCTGGGCCTGCTGGTCGAAGGGCCGCAGGTGCAGGCGATGACGAGCTGGTATGGCCAGCTCTGGCGCTGGGTCTCGACCCGCGGGCAGCGTTTCCGCACGCTGCGCCGCATGGTGCGCAACTGGCACAGCCCCCTCCATCCGAAGGCAGGCGATCCGATCCGCTGGGTGATCGGCGGCCCCACCCGGCGGCTCAGCCCCTGGGCGCAGCTTGTGAAACACGATCTGGAGCGGGCGCGGCGGCTCGACATGGTGGAGGCCTATTTCTCGCCGGGCCGCGGCATGTTGAAGCGCATCGCCCGGGCGGCGCGGCGGAAGGGATCGCGCCTCGTCCTGCCCTCCAGGTCCGACAATGGCGCCACCGTCGCGGCGGCGCGCCTGCTCTACGGCCCGCTGCTCAAGCGCGGCGTGGAAATCTGGGAATATCAGCCCTGCAAGCTGCACATGAAGCTGATCGTGGTGGACGATGCGGTCTATGTCGGATCGGCCAATTTCGACATGCGCAGCCTGTTCCTGAACCTGGAGATCATGCTGCGCGTCGAAGATCCCGGTTTTGCCCAGGCGATGCGCGCCCTGGTCGACCGGCGGGTCGCGCAAAGCCGCCAGGTCACGCTGGAAACGCACCGCGCTCAGCGCAGCCTGCCGACGCTGGTCAAGCAGTGGATCAGCTATTTCCTGGTCGGCGTGCTGGATTACACCGTGACCCGCCGGCTCAATTTCCGCGACCCGGATGCCGATTAG
- a CDS encoding glycosyltransferase, which yields MIRPIFFDPTGRRGLWARRLLAGALLLILLAAFAFATTLVAVPSEGDLALPLPQPHAARLSGISSLRRGIARWLPRWGGHRAQARPLNVGFYMPGDESSIASLRRHVGQLDWVVPALISVPGAGKPIHVAADAAFDRMIAAMPRPPRVLPMVQNIGSESWDGAGAARLLRNAVASRALARQLGGYVARRHEAGLVMDFESLPDSAMPGYLRFLRMLRVALPQGAKIALTVPAGEQGWPLARFAAVADRVILMDYDQHWQGGQPGPIAAQGWFARQAEAALRAIGADRIVVALGSYAYDWHGGTADALSLDEAWLAAHDSAARPLYDAASGNAGFAYDEAGQRHQIWMLDAAASWNELLVLKRLGIRSVALWRLGSEDPGFWADLTAWRTGGRPKLGTMASTLNTDVEGSGEILRITATPAQGHRAIAFGPQGTIEQESYGALPTPYQVERAGGQDRRMLALTFDDGPDAEWTPKILKVLESTRTPATFFVIGENALEHPGLLQRIVADGDEIGNHTYDHPNLATWSEEPTRLQLNATQRLVQAYTGRGMRLFRAPYFGDAEPTTADELGPALAAQKLGYTVVGLHVDPNDWQRPGADAIVRQVIDQVHAASADRSANIVLLHDGGGERSQTVAALPRIIAQLRAEGYRFVPVSQLAGIPAKAAMPPVGAGDLLAVRVDVAAFVALATLSALLGWIFYVAISLGLARAVLMTFLAWFQARRGRPAPPDHQPTVSVIIPAYNEARVIESSVRRVLASQYPGLQLIVADDGSRDATSAIVAQAFADDPRVTLLTLPNGGKAAALNRALAQATGEIVIALDADTQFEPQTIARLARWFADPALGAVAGDARVGNRVNLVTRWQAVEYITAQNLERRALAGFDAMTVVPGAVGAWRRAALDAVGGYPENTLAEDQDLTIAIQQAGWRVTFDPEAVAWTEAPESFRALARQRYRWAFGTLQCLWKHRRILRDRRPTGLALVGLPQAWLFQIMFAAISPLIDLALIASILGTIVRVKQHGWAQTSGDVWTMGLYWLAFTGIDMLCGWVAYALDNRDARYPPHLLVAQRFVYRQIMYWVVVRAIASAIGGWVVGWGKLERTGRVAVHEGPAAA from the coding sequence ATGATCAGACCGATCTTCTTCGATCCTACCGGCCGCAGGGGGCTTTGGGCGCGGCGGCTGCTGGCGGGCGCGTTGCTGCTGATCCTGCTGGCCGCCTTCGCCTTCGCCACCACCCTGGTCGCCGTCCCATCGGAGGGCGACCTTGCCCTGCCGCTGCCCCAGCCGCATGCCGCCCGGCTGTCGGGCATATCCTCGCTGCGCCGGGGCATCGCCAGATGGCTGCCGCGTTGGGGCGGGCATCGCGCGCAGGCCCGGCCGCTGAACGTCGGCTTCTACATGCCGGGCGATGAAAGCAGCATCGCCTCCCTGCGCCGCCATGTCGGGCAGTTGGACTGGGTGGTGCCGGCGCTGATCAGCGTGCCCGGCGCCGGCAAGCCGATCCATGTCGCGGCCGACGCGGCGTTCGACCGCATGATCGCCGCCATGCCCCGCCCGCCCAGGGTGCTGCCCATGGTGCAGAATATCGGCAGCGAAAGCTGGGACGGCGCGGGCGCGGCGCGGCTGCTGCGCAATGCCGTCGCGTCGCGGGCGCTGGCCCGTCAGCTGGGCGGCTATGTCGCCCGCCGCCATGAGGCGGGGCTGGTCATGGACTTCGAATCGCTGCCCGACAGCGCCATGCCCGGCTATCTGCGCTTCCTGCGCATGTTGCGCGTCGCCCTGCCGCAGGGCGCGAAGATCGCGCTGACGGTGCCCGCGGGGGAGCAAGGCTGGCCGCTGGCCCGCTTTGCCGCCGTGGCGGACCGGGTGATCCTGATGGATTACGACCAGCATTGGCAGGGCGGCCAGCCCGGCCCCATCGCCGCGCAGGGCTGGTTCGCCCGGCAGGCGGAGGCAGCGCTGCGCGCCATCGGCGCTGACAGGATCGTCGTCGCGCTCGGCAGCTATGCCTATGACTGGCATGGCGGGACCGCCGACGCCCTGTCGCTGGACGAGGCCTGGCTCGCCGCGCATGACAGCGCCGCCCGCCCGCTCTACGACGCGGCGAGCGGCAATGCGGGCTTCGCCTATGACGAGGCGGGGCAGCGCCACCAGATCTGGATGCTGGACGCCGCCGCGAGCTGGAACGAGTTGCTGGTGCTGAAGCGGCTCGGCATCCGGAGCGTCGCGCTGTGGCGGCTGGGCAGCGAAGACCCCGGCTTCTGGGCAGACCTGACCGCGTGGCGCACCGGCGGCCGGCCGAAGCTGGGCACGATGGCGAGCACGCTCAACACCGATGTCGAGGGTTCGGGCGAAATCCTGCGCATCACCGCCACGCCCGCGCAGGGCCATCGCGCCATCGCCTTCGGGCCGCAGGGGACCATCGAACAGGAAAGCTATGGCGCTCTGCCAACGCCTTATCAGGTGGAGCGCGCAGGCGGGCAGGACCGCAGGATGCTGGCCCTGACCTTCGACGACGGGCCGGATGCGGAATGGACGCCGAAGATATTGAAGGTGCTGGAGAGCACGCGCACGCCCGCCACTTTCTTCGTCATCGGCGAAAACGCGCTGGAGCATCCGGGGCTGCTGCAACGGATCGTCGCGGACGGGGACGAGATCGGCAACCACACCTACGACCATCCGAACCTCGCCACCTGGTCGGAGGAGCCGACCCGGTTGCAGCTCAACGCCACGCAGCGGCTGGTGCAGGCCTATACCGGGCGCGGCATGCGGCTGTTCCGCGCCCCCTATTTCGGCGATGCGGAACCGACCACGGCGGACGAGTTAGGCCCCGCGCTGGCGGCGCAGAAGCTGGGCTATACGGTGGTCGGCCTGCATGTCGATCCCAATGACTGGCAGCGCCCCGGCGCCGACGCCATAGTGCGGCAGGTGATCGACCAGGTGCATGCGGCCAGCGCCGACCGCTCCGCAAATATCGTCCTTCTGCATGACGGCGGGGGCGAGCGGTCGCAGACGGTGGCCGCGCTGCCCCGCATCATTGCGCAGTTGCGGGCGGAGGGCTATCGCTTCGTGCCGGTGTCGCAGCTTGCCGGGATTCCGGCGAAGGCGGCCATGCCGCCGGTCGGGGCCGGCGACCTGCTGGCGGTGCGGGTCGACGTCGCCGCCTTCGTGGCGCTGGCGACGCTGTCCGCGCTGCTGGGGTGGATTTTCTACGTCGCCATCTCGCTAGGGCTGGCGCGGGCGGTGCTGATGACCTTCCTCGCCTGGTTCCAGGCGCGGCGCGGCCGCCCCGCGCCGCCGGACCATCAGCCGACCGTCTCCGTCATCATCCCCGCCTATAATGAAGCGCGGGTCATCGAATCCTCGGTTCGCCGGGTGCTGGCCAGCCAATATCCGGGGCTGCAACTGATCGTCGCGGACGACGGGTCAAGGGACGCCACCAGCGCCATCGTGGCGCAGGCCTTCGCCGACGATCCCCGCGTGACGCTGCTGACGCTCCCGAACGGCGGCAAGGCGGCGGCGCTGAACCGGGCGCTGGCGCAAGCGACCGGAGAGATCGTCATCGCGCTGGACGCCGACACCCAGTTCGAGCCGCAGACGATCGCCCGGCTCGCCCGCTGGTTCGCCGATCCGGCGCTGGGCGCGGTCGCGGGCGATGCGCGGGTGGGCAATCGCGTCAACCTCGTCACCCGCTGGCAGGCGGTGGAATATATCACCGCGCAGAATCTGGAGCGCCGGGCGCTGGCCGGGTTCGACGCCATGACCGTGGTGCCCGGCGCGGTCGGCGCGTGGCGGCGGGCGGCGCTGGACGCGGTGGGCGGCTATCCTGAAAATACGCTGGCGGAGGATCAGGATCTGACCATCGCGATCCAGCAGGCAGGCTGGCGCGTCACCTTCGATCCCGAAGCCGTCGCCTGGACCGAGGCGCCGGAAAGCTTCCGGGCGCTCGCCCGGCAGCGCTATCGCTGGGCGTTCGGCACGCTGCAATGCCTGTGGAAGCATCGCCGCATATTGCGCGACCGGCGGCCCACCGGGCTGGCGCTGGTGGGACTGCCGCAGGCGTGGCTGTTCCAGATAATGTTCGCCGCCATATCTCCCCTGATCGACCTGGCGCTGATCGCGTCCATCCTGGGCACCATCGTCCGGGTGAAGCAGCATGGCTGGGCGCAGACCAGCGGCGACGTCTGGACCATGGGGCTGTACTGGCTGGCCTTCACCGGCATCGACATGCTGTGCGGCTGGGTCGCCTATGCGCTCGACAATCGGGATGCGCGCTATCCGCCGCATCTGCTGGTGGCCCAGCGCTTCGTCTATCGCCAGATCATGTATTGGGTGGTGGTGCGGGCCATCGCGTCGGCCATCGGCGGCTGGGTCGTGGGCTGGGGCAAGCTGGAGCGGACGGGGCGGGTCGCCGTCCATGAAGGCCCGGCCGCGGCATGA
- a CDS encoding glycerol-3-phosphate dehydrogenase — MTRETDPAAYDLAVIGGGVNGCGVARDAAGRGARVLLLERGDLAQGTSSASTKLIHGGLRYLEHREFGLVRESLAERERLWAIAPHIIHPLRFVLPWVPGLRPRWILRLGLFAYDHMGGRRALPPTQSVDLRRHPAGRPLKTGFGTAFVYSDGWVDDARLVILNARDAADRGAEVRTRTDVRRLEREGGGWTIHAQAGDGTTPRFRARAVVNAAGPLALDLLHRAHGETDRHMRLVRGSHIVVPRLFDHGFAYFFQLPDGRIFFALPYERDFTLIGTTDRDHGGSVDNVRPDPEEIAYLCDGANRYFRRTIAPQHVLWSYAGVRPLVDDGSGRPEAATRGYRLELDAPDGEAPLLSLFGGKITTYRRLAGEAVAMLKPFLPSLSGGDWTAKAALPGGDFPMQGRDRLIADLGCDYPFLDYASVERIACAYGTRAWDWLDGARDMDGLGTHFGHGLTEAELRYLVAREWAMTADDILWRRTKLGLRLDAGQKAHVREWLGETG; from the coding sequence GTGACAAGGGAGACGGACCCGGCGGCCTACGACCTCGCCGTGATCGGCGGCGGCGTCAACGGCTGCGGCGTGGCGCGCGATGCGGCCGGGCGCGGTGCGCGGGTGTTGCTGCTGGAGCGCGGCGACCTGGCGCAGGGCACCTCCTCCGCCTCCACCAAGCTGATCCATGGCGGGCTGCGCTATCTGGAGCATCGGGAGTTCGGCCTGGTGCGCGAATCGCTGGCGGAACGCGAGCGGCTCTGGGCGATCGCGCCGCACATCATCCATCCGTTGCGCTTCGTGCTGCCCTGGGTGCCGGGGCTGCGGCCGCGCTGGATACTGCGCCTTGGCCTGTTCGCCTATGACCATATGGGCGGCCGCCGTGCCCTGCCGCCGACCCAGAGCGTCGACCTGCGCCGGCATCCGGCCGGGCGGCCGCTGAAAACAGGCTTCGGCACGGCCTTCGTCTATTCCGACGGCTGGGTGGACGATGCGCGCCTCGTCATCCTGAACGCCCGCGATGCCGCCGACCGGGGCGCGGAGGTGCGCACCCGGACGGACGTGCGGCGGCTGGAGCGGGAAGGCGGCGGCTGGACGATCCATGCGCAGGCAGGCGACGGAACGACGCCGCGCTTCCGCGCCCGCGCCGTGGTCAACGCCGCCGGGCCGCTGGCGCTGGACCTGCTCCATCGCGCCCATGGCGAGACGGACCGCCACATGCGGCTGGTGCGCGGATCGCATATCGTCGTGCCGCGCCTGTTCGACCACGGCTTCGCCTATTTCTTCCAACTGCCCGACGGCCGCATCTTCTTTGCCCTGCCCTATGAGCGCGACTTCACCCTGATCGGCACGACGGACCGCGACCATGGGGGATCGGTCGACAACGTCCGGCCCGATCCCGAAGAGATCGCCTATCTCTGCGACGGGGCGAACCGCTATTTCCGAAGGACCATCGCGCCGCAGCATGTGCTGTGGTCCTATGCCGGGGTCCGCCCGCTGGTCGACGACGGCTCCGGTCGACCGGAAGCGGCGACGCGGGGCTACCGGCTGGAGCTTGACGCGCCGGACGGAGAGGCGCCGCTGCTCAGCCTGTTCGGCGGCAAGATCACCACCTATCGCCGCCTCGCCGGGGAGGCGGTGGCGATGCTGAAGCCCTTTCTCCCCAGCCTGTCGGGCGGCGACTGGACCGCGAAGGCGGCGCTGCCGGGCGGCGACTTCCCGATGCAGGGGCGCGACCGGCTGATCGCGGACCTGGGCTGCGACTATCCTTTCCTGGACTATGCCTCGGTGGAGCGGATCGCCTGCGCCTATGGCACCCGCGCCTGGGATTGGCTGGACGGGGCGCGGGACATGGACGGGCTGGGCACGCATTTCGGCCACGGCCTGACGGAGGCGGAGCTGCGCTATCTGGTGGCGCGCGAATGGGCGATGACGGCCGACGACATATTATGGCGACGGACGAAGCTGGGGCTGCGTCTGGACGCGGGGCAGAAGGCGCATGTCCGCGAGTGGCTGGGGGAGACGGGATGA
- a CDS encoding PDZ domain-containing protein, with translation MDHPSAHESRRMDRQRLSNAASGVLLAALALCALVMSGAFFLHVRHAGDDRMEAAAAQARALPGITLSNGVPDGSGLVVTSMETDGQASRLGIRVGDGVVSLDGMPIRSLDQASAYLLRHDRSRIALGLKHAHRMRVVMLDRPGGKR, from the coding sequence ATGGATCATCCTTCCGCCCATGAAAGCAGGCGCATGGACAGGCAGAGGCTGAGCAACGCGGCATCGGGCGTCCTTCTGGCGGCGCTGGCGCTCTGCGCGCTGGTCATGAGCGGCGCCTTCTTCCTGCACGTCCGCCATGCCGGCGACGACCGGATGGAGGCGGCCGCCGCGCAGGCCCGCGCCTTGCCCGGCATCACCCTCAGCAACGGCGTGCCGGACGGATCTGGGCTGGTCGTCACCAGCATGGAGACGGACGGCCAGGCGTCGCGGCTGGGCATCCGCGTCGGCGACGGCGTGGTCAGCCTGGACGGCATGCCGATCCGCTCGCTGGATCAGGCCAGCGCCTATCTGCTACGCCATGACCGATCCAGGATAGCGCTGGGCCTGAAGCATGCGCACCGGATGCGGGTGGTGATGCTGGACCGGCCGGGAGGAAAGAGATGA
- a CDS encoding nitroreductase family protein, which produces MSASPRAVTRAVEPLFLDRWSPRAFDSSAIPQEDLDTIFDAARWAPSAFNYQPWRLLYATRDSVDWGRFLGLLMPFNQAWVQNASALLFILSDTLIAAPGSEDFKPSHSHSFDAGAAWALLALQATRMGYHSHAMTGVDFDKARAELGVPDRFRIEAAVAIGRIADKAILPEALQEREAPSGRKDIAEFVTAGNFPA; this is translated from the coding sequence ATGTCAGCCAGTCCCCGTGCCGTGACGCGCGCCGTCGAACCGCTTTTCCTCGATCGCTGGTCGCCGCGCGCCTTCGATTCCTCCGCGATCCCGCAGGAGGATCTGGACACGATCTTCGACGCGGCGCGCTGGGCGCCCTCCGCCTTCAACTATCAGCCCTGGCGCCTGCTCTACGCCACCCGCGACAGCGTCGACTGGGGCCGCTTCCTGGGGCTGCTGATGCCTTTCAACCAGGCATGGGTGCAGAATGCCTCGGCGCTGCTGTTCATCCTGTCCGACACGCTGATCGCCGCGCCGGGATCGGAAGATTTCAAGCCCTCGCACAGCCACAGCTTCGATGCCGGCGCGGCCTGGGCGCTGCTGGCGTTGCAGGCGACCCGGATGGGCTATCACAGCCATGCGATGACGGGCGTCGATTTCGACAAGGCGCGGGCGGAACTGGGCGTGCCGGATCGCTTCCGGATCGAGGCCGCCGTCGCCATCGGCCGCATCGCCGACAAGGCGATCCTTCCCGAAGCGCTCCAGGAGCGCGAGGCGCCGAGCGGCCGCAAGGACATTGCGGAATTCGTCACGGCGGGCAATTTCCCCGCATAA
- a CDS encoding winged helix-turn-helix domain-containing protein, with the protein MSHKILVVEDDAATAAYVAKGMGEAGFTVDRADNGRDGLFLASDGSYGAIILDRMMPAMDGMAMLKALRAAEIETPVIILSALGTPEDRVEGLTSGADDYLAKPFAFAELMARVQLLLRRGGGGGVVTHLRHADLEMDLLSRRVKRGSRSVDLQPREFRLLEYFLRHPDQVVTRTMLLEGVWDYHFDPGTNVIDVHVSRLRRKLDDGGDKPLLHTVRGMGYRLGPES; encoded by the coding sequence ATGAGCCACAAGATCTTGGTGGTGGAGGACGATGCGGCGACCGCCGCCTATGTCGCCAAGGGCATGGGCGAGGCGGGCTTCACCGTCGACCGGGCGGACAATGGCCGCGACGGCCTGTTCCTGGCGAGCGACGGCAGCTATGGCGCGATCATCCTGGACCGAATGATGCCGGCGATGGACGGCATGGCGATGCTGAAGGCCCTGCGCGCGGCGGAGATCGAAACGCCGGTCATCATCCTTTCCGCGCTGGGCACGCCGGAGGACCGTGTGGAGGGGCTGACCAGCGGCGCGGACGATTATCTGGCCAAGCCCTTCGCCTTCGCCGAGCTGATGGCCCGCGTCCAGTTGCTGCTGCGCCGGGGCGGCGGCGGCGGGGTCGTCACCCATTTGCGGCACGCGGACCTGGAGATGGACCTGCTTTCCCGCCGGGTGAAGCGGGGATCGCGCTCCGTCGACCTGCAACCGCGCGAGTTCCGCCTGCTGGAATATTTCCTGCGCCATCCAGACCAGGTGGTGACGCGAACCATGTTGCTGGAAGGCGTCTGGGACTATCATTTCGATCCCGGCACCAACGTCATCGACGTGCATGTCAGCCGCCTGCGTCGCAAGCTGGACGATGGCGGCGACAAGCCCCTGCTGCATACCGTGCGCGGCATGGGCTATCGGCTGGGGCCGGAGAGTTAG
- the rpoZ gene encoding DNA-directed RNA polymerase subunit omega — translation MARVTVEDCVDKVTNRFDLVLLAAQRAREISGGAELTLDRDRDKNPVVALREIAEETVLPVDLHDSLVASLQKVQIDDDDTPDEIGSIAQSAEALRLTAAAPPRNQNIGGDYDG, via the coding sequence TTGGCCCGCGTTACCGTCGAAGATTGCGTCGACAAGGTTACCAACCGTTTTGACCTCGTCCTGCTTGCCGCGCAGCGCGCCCGCGAGATTTCCGGCGGCGCCGAGCTGACGCTGGATCGCGACCGCGACAAAAACCCGGTCGTCGCCCTGCGCGAGATCGCGGAGGAGACCGTCCTGCCGGTGGATCTGCACGATTCGCTCGTCGCATCGCTGCAGAAGGTGCAGATCGACGACGACGACACGCCGGACGAAATCGGTTCGATCGCCCAGTCGGCGGAGGCCCTGCGCCTGACCGCCGCCGCCCCGCCGCGCAACCAGAATATCGGCGGCGATTACGACGGCTGA